In a genomic window of Melopsittacus undulatus isolate bMelUnd1 chromosome 1, bMelUnd1.mat.Z, whole genome shotgun sequence:
- the RNF182 gene encoding E3 ubiquitin-protein ligase RNF182, with product MTSQLPEESVETQSSDELECKICYNRYNLRQRKPKVLECCHRVCAKCLCKIIDFGDSPQGVIVCPFCRFETCLPDDEVSSLPDDNNILLNLACGGKGKKCLPDNPTELLLTPKRLASLVSPSHTSSNCLVITIMEVQRESPQTLNSTPVVEFYRPTSFDSVATVSHNWTVWNCTSLLFQTSIRVLVWLLGLLYFSSLPLGIYLLVSKKVTLGVVFVSLVPSSLVILMVYGFCQCVCHEVLDCMSS from the coding sequence ATGACCAGTCAACTACCAGAGGAGTCTGTGGAGACCCAGAGCTCAGATGAGCTCGAGTGCAAGATCTGCTACAACCGCTATAACTTGCGACAGAGGAAACCGAAAGTGCTGGAGTGCTGTCACAGAGTATGTGCCAAATGCCTTTGCAAGATCATAGACTTCGGTGATTCCCCACAAGGAGTCATAGTATGCCCATTTTGCAGGTTTGAAACATGCCTGCCAGACGATGAGGTTAGTAGTCTTCCTGATGACAACAACATCCTTCTGAATTTAGCCTgtgggggaaagggaaaaaagtgccTACCAGACAACCCAACAGAACTCTTGCTGACTCCCAAGAGGTTGGCATCTCTGGTTAGCCCTTCTCACACCTCTTCTAATTGCCTGGTTATAACAATCATGGAAGTACAAAGAGAAAGTCCCCAGACCCTGAACTCAACCCCTGTTGTGGAATTTTACAGGCCTACAAGTTTTGACTCTGTTGCAACTGTGTCCCACAACTGGACAGTGTGGAACTGCACATCTTTGCTCTTCCAGACCTCAATTAGGGTGCTAGTGTGGTTGCTGGGGTTGCTGTACTTTAGTTCCTTGCCTTTAGGGATTTATTTACTGGTATCTAAGAAAGTTACCCTTGGGGTTGTCTTTGTAAGCCTTGTTCCTTCGAGCCTTGTTATTCTCATGGTTTATGGCTTTTGCCAGTGTGTTTGCCATGAAGTTCTAGACTGCATGTCATCTTGA